The following coding sequences lie in one Lentilactobacillus sp. SPB1-3 genomic window:
- a CDS encoding helix-turn-helix transcriptional regulator: MRNTIKIRRKAVKMSQADLAELTSVTRQTIIAIENDKYDPSLQLAFKLAEALETNVDELFIFREDKNE, translated from the coding sequence ATGCGAAATACAATTAAAATTCGACGAAAAGCCGTCAAAATGTCTCAAGCAGATCTTGCTGAATTAACGTCAGTCACAAGACAGACAATTATTGCAATTGAAAACGATAAGTATGATCCTTCGTTGCAATTGGCGTTTAAACTTGCTGAGGCATTAGAGACTAATGTAGACGAATTATTTATTTTTAGGGAGGATAAGAATGAATAA
- a CDS encoding glycoside hydrolase family 13 protein, which translates to MKSTWFKDSVIYQIYPMSFQDSNHDGIGDLNGIRQRLPYLKDLGVDVLWLNPIYKSPNIDNGYDIADYESINPDYGTMEDFDNLLADVHEHGMKLLMDLVVNHTSDQHEWFQESKKSKDNPYSDYYIWRDPVDGHEPNNWGSYFSGSAWTFVPERGQYYLHLFAKEQPDLNWENPEVRQQVYKLMKFWLDKGVNGFRMDVINLISKPAGLPDAEVPVGGIYGNVEPLVADGPRLNEFLKEMNQEVLSNYDMMTVGEMPGSTPEDAMQYTNLEGTELNMVFQFQHVNLSPNKDSRFGKFSDDKIKLPELKQALSVWQEELDGKGWNSLYWNNHDQPRAVSRFATDDPEYRVRAAKMLGTTLHFMQGTPFVYEGEEIGMTNNHFNKLEEYEDLEVLNMYHDVVDTQHIVVPEQLMRWIADRSRDNARTPMQWDDSQNAGFTDATPWYRLNPNYHDINVKNALEDKDSVYYYYQKLIQLRHDSELIRYGTYESLDPDDDEVFAYKRQYNGQTLLVISNFTNKKVSRDYGQENADELLISNYADQSNDFRPYETKAYLFK; encoded by the coding sequence ATGAAATCAACATGGTTTAAAGATTCTGTAATTTATCAAATTTATCCAATGAGCTTTCAAGACAGTAATCATGACGGAATCGGTGATTTAAATGGAATCCGCCAAAGGTTACCATATCTAAAGGATTTAGGAGTTGATGTTTTATGGTTGAATCCAATTTATAAATCACCAAACATTGATAATGGTTATGACATCGCTGATTATGAAAGTATCAATCCAGATTATGGAACGATGGAAGACTTCGATAATTTATTAGCAGATGTTCACGAGCATGGAATGAAATTATTGATGGACTTGGTGGTTAACCATACATCTGATCAACATGAGTGGTTCCAAGAAAGTAAAAAATCAAAAGATAATCCATATTCTGATTACTATATTTGGCGTGATCCTGTTGACGGTCACGAACCAAATAACTGGGGTTCATATTTCAGTGGATCAGCTTGGACATTTGTGCCTGAAAGAGGACAGTACTACTTACACTTGTTCGCTAAGGAACAACCTGACTTGAACTGGGAGAATCCTGAAGTTCGTCAACAAGTATATAAGTTAATGAAATTTTGGCTCGACAAGGGTGTTAATGGATTTAGAATGGATGTTATTAATTTAATTTCTAAGCCAGCAGGATTGCCAGATGCTGAAGTACCAGTTGGTGGTATCTATGGAAATGTAGAGCCATTAGTGGCTGATGGACCACGGTTGAATGAATTTCTTAAAGAGATGAATCAAGAAGTTTTATCTAATTACGACATGATGACGGTGGGTGAAATGCCAGGATCCACTCCAGAGGATGCCATGCAGTACACAAATCTTGAGGGTACTGAGTTGAATATGGTTTTCCAATTTCAACACGTTAACTTGTCACCAAATAAAGACTCACGTTTTGGTAAATTTAGCGATGACAAAATCAAGCTACCAGAGTTAAAACAAGCTTTATCAGTATGGCAAGAAGAATTAGATGGCAAAGGTTGGAACAGTCTTTACTGGAATAACCATGACCAACCACGAGCAGTTTCGAGATTCGCCACTGATGACCCAGAATATCGAGTCAGAGCAGCTAAAATGCTTGGAACTACGCTTCACTTTATGCAAGGGACACCATTTGTGTATGAAGGTGAAGAAATTGGGATGACGAATAATCATTTCAATAAGCTTGAAGAGTACGAAGATCTGGAAGTTTTGAACATGTATCACGATGTGGTTGATACACAGCACATTGTCGTTCCGGAACAGTTGATGAGATGGATAGCCGATCGTTCAAGAGATAATGCCAGAACGCCGATGCAATGGGATGACAGCCAAAATGCTGGATTTACAGATGCTACCCCTTGGTATCGATTGAACCCTAATTATCATGACATCAATGTCAAAAATGCACTTGAAGATAAAGACTCGGTTTACTATTATTATCAAAAATTAATTCAACTTCGCCATGACAGTGAACTGATTCGGTATGGAACATATGAATCACTTGATCCTGATGACGATGAAGTCTTTGCATATAAACGACAATATAATGGCCAAACTTTATTGGTCATTAGTAACTTTACTAATAAGAAAGTTAGTCGCGATTATGGTCAAGAAAATGCTGATGAGTTGCTGATCAGTAATTACGCAGATCAAAGTAACGATTTTAGGCCTTATGAAACAAAAGCATATTTGTTTAAATAA
- a CDS encoding SLC45 family MFS transporter, whose protein sequence is MINNKVSDGKVGSSTVQVEPAAHKLPQLRLSTIFALTFGFFGVNMAFSLQSSQMGRIFQTLGANPNNLGWFFIMPPLAGMIIQPLIGKYSDKTWTKFGRRMPYLLISGPIGAIVLILLPNAGSFGFGYGSLAALMFGAVATLFMDLTSNACMQPYKMIIGDMVNEDQKDMAWSWQQSFSNLGGVVATIAPFLLTLFGVANTAPKGEVPLTVKISYYAAAIILLLSSMYTVFSVHEYDPVKYAEYHGLDPEEEKTKTPGFIELLKTAPKSFWEIAVVQFFEWFAIMYLWTYSTGAIAKNVWNTVDASSAGYQAAGNWYGVLFCIQSVSSVFFGILLAKSRPDQRKLWYKVGALVGAVGFISIFFIHSQWLLIISFILIGVNNLTMNTQPFSLLTESLDGKNEGAYLGLFNCSICLPQIVASLASFAIFPLVGHNMPAMLLVAGISLIFAALSVNLIHSSFDKKSVEED, encoded by the coding sequence ATGATTAACAATAAGGTGTCAGATGGTAAAGTCGGTAGTTCTACGGTTCAAGTTGAACCGGCTGCTCATAAATTACCTCAGTTGAGATTATCGACTATTTTTGCATTAACATTTGGATTTTTTGGCGTTAACATGGCGTTTTCATTACAGTCATCACAAATGGGACGAATTTTTCAAACGTTGGGTGCTAATCCTAATAATTTAGGCTGGTTTTTTATTATGCCGCCATTGGCAGGAATGATTATTCAGCCATTGATTGGTAAGTATTCGGATAAAACTTGGACAAAGTTTGGACGACGAATGCCTTACTTATTAATATCTGGGCCAATTGGAGCCATCGTATTGATTCTACTTCCAAATGCAGGTTCATTTGGATTTGGATACGGTTCATTAGCCGCGTTGATGTTTGGAGCTGTTGCCACATTATTTATGGATTTGACATCTAATGCATGTATGCAACCATATAAAATGATAATCGGTGACATGGTCAATGAGGACCAAAAAGATATGGCTTGGTCTTGGCAACAGTCTTTCTCAAACCTTGGTGGTGTTGTGGCAACGATTGCGCCATTCTTGTTAACATTATTTGGTGTTGCTAACACCGCTCCTAAAGGTGAAGTACCTTTGACAGTTAAGATTTCTTACTATGCAGCTGCAATTATTTTATTATTGTCATCTATGTATACAGTATTCTCAGTTCATGAATACGATCCCGTTAAGTATGCAGAATATCATGGACTGGACCCAGAAGAAGAAAAAACAAAAACTCCTGGATTTATTGAGTTATTAAAGACCGCTCCTAAATCATTTTGGGAAATCGCTGTGGTACAATTTTTCGAATGGTTCGCAATTATGTACTTATGGACATACTCAACTGGTGCAATTGCTAAAAACGTTTGGAATACTGTCGATGCATCATCAGCTGGTTATCAAGCAGCCGGAAACTGGTACGGAGTTCTGTTCTGTATCCAATCAGTTTCATCAGTATTCTTTGGTATCTTACTGGCTAAATCTCGTCCTGATCAACGAAAACTTTGGTACAAAGTTGGTGCGCTGGTTGGTGCCGTGGGATTTATTTCAATATTCTTTATCCATAGCCAATGGTTACTAATCATTTCGTTCATCTTGATTGGAGTTAACAATTTGACCATGAATACTCAGCCTTTCTCATTACTTACTGAATCACTTGACGGTAAAAATGAGGGAGCATACCTGGGATTATTTAACTGCAGTATTTGTCTACCACAAATCGTTGCATCTCTCGCAAGTTTTGCGATTTTCCCACTAGTTGGTCACAATATGCCTGCAATGCTATTAGTTGCTGGAATTTCATTGATATTTGCAGCATTGTCAGTTAATTTAATTCATTCATCATTCGATAAAAAATCTGTGGAGGAAGACTAA